A region of the Halanaerobiales bacterium genome:
TCTTGATAATCCTCCGGAAACTAATAATATGAATGAAGAGTACTTCAATTTTTATAAATTAGTTGCTGCTATAAAAATAGAAAGAATTGAAGAAGCTCAACAATATTTTCTCCAGGAAGGCTATTCTGAAATAAGAAAGGGTAATTCCAGTGGATTATTTTTACGCCTTCTTAATTATCTGGATAGTGAAAAACTTAAAAGAGTATTAAAAGAATTTGAGATGGGAGAACAGTTTATCCCCTTAGTAGATGAATTAGTTAATTACTTAAATTCAGCTCAAAATTAGGCATCGATTTTTGAAAAATAGGAGGGAAAAATGAGAAGTGAAGATAATAGAGTAGGCTATCTGCAAATAATTGTGGCCATGATTATCTGGGGGAGTGTAGGTATTGTAGCAAGGTTTATACCCTATTCTTCAAAAATAATTGTTTTTTATAGAGTATTATTTGCCTTTATTTCTCTAACAGTATATATATTTGCTACTGGAAATTTTAAAATGAATTTAGAGGGTAAAAAACTTTTTACTTTAGGGGCAGGTTTTTTTCTGGCCCTAAACTGGTTGTTTTTCTTTAGAGCTGTTAAAACAACTACTATTGCTAATGCAACTATAAGTTATTATACCTCCCCTATAATTTTGAATATACTTGCGGTTATTGTTTTAAAAGAAAAATTACTAAAAAAGACGATAATCTCATTAATAATTGCTTTTACTGGCCTTTTATTTATAATTTCAGATGGGAGCCAGGCAGCTTTAGTAAATAATAAACTGGGTATAATTTATGGTCTAACTGCAGCTTTCTTTTATGCATTATTTGCTATTACTAATAAAAAAATAACTGGATTAAGCTCACTTAAAACAACTTTTATTCAAAGTGGAGTGGCTGTTTTAAGTTTTATTCCATTTGTTGTCCCAATTACTATACCAAATTTAAAAAGT
Encoded here:
- a CDS encoding DMT family transporter, translating into MRSEDNRVGYLQIIVAMIIWGSVGIVARFIPYSSKIIVFYRVLFAFISLTVYIFATGNFKMNLEGKKLFTLGAGFFLALNWLFFFRAVKTTTIANATISYYTSPIILNILAVIVLKEKLLKKTIISLIIAFTGLLFIISDGSQAALVNNKLGIIYGLTAAFFYALFAITNKKITGLSSLKTTFIQSGVAVLSFIPFVVPITIPNLKSLLLLLIMGVFHTALALILYVSGLKKIKAQSVGVLSYLDPVSAVILAALFLGEIPSILTLIGAVLILGSGYILMKK